GCCGGTGTTCGAGGACAACCCGTACGGCCCCGATCCGACCCCGACCTTTCCCGCGTTCTGGCGCGACGGACAAGACAACCGCCTGCTGGACGCGCCGATCGCGATCCGCTGCCCCGTGCGCCTGCTGCACGGACAGGCCGATCGCGACGTGCCGTGGGAAACGAGCCTCCGCCTCGCCGAGCGAATCGAGAGTCCCGATGTCGTCGTGACCCTGGTGAAGGACGGCGACCACCGCCTGTCCCGCGACGCCGACATCGCCCGCCTGATTGGAACCGTGGAGACTCTGCCATGACCGAATTTTCCGTGCTCGACCTCGTCCCCGTCCGCGAAGGCGGATCGCTGGCGGAAGCCTATCGCGCCGCCGCCTCGCTCGCCCGCGTGGCGGAGGAGGCGGGCTACAAACGGTTCTGGGTCGCCGAGCACCACGCGATGGAGGGGATCGGCGGCGCGGCTGCCTCCGTCGTCATCGGCCATGTCGGGCACGCCACCAGCACGATCCGGATCGGCGCGGGCGGCATCATGCTGCCCAACCATACCCCCTTCACCATCGCCGAACAGTTCGGCACGCTCGACGCGCTGTTCCCAGGCCGGATCGACCTGGGGCTGGGCCGCGCGCCGGGGGCGGGGCCGGAACTGCAACGCGCGTTGCGCAAGGATTTGCGCGCCGCGTCGGAATATTTCCCGCAGGACGTGGCCGAGCTGCGCGCGCTGTTCACCGGCGAGCCGGACCTCGGCGTCAAGGCGACGCCGGGTTACGGCGCACAGGTCGAGATGTGGATGTTGGGATCGAGCCTGTTCGGCGCGCAGCTCGCCGCGAAGCTGGGGCTGCCCTACGCCTTCGCCAGCCATTTCGCGCCCGACCATCTCGATGCCGCGCTGGCGGTCTATCGCCGCGACTTCCAGCCTTCCGAGACGCTCGACCGCCCGCACGCCATGGCCGCGATGCAGGTCGTGTGCGCCGACACCGACGAGGAGGCGGAGTATCTCGCGTCGAGCCAGGCGCAGTCCTTCGTGCGGCTGCGCACCGGGTCGCCGGGCAAGCTGGCCCCGCCGGTGCGGGGCTATCGCGACAGCCTGCCCCCGCAGGCGCAGGCCATGCTCACCCATCTGGGCCAGGCGAGCGCGGTCGGATCGCCCGCCACCGTTCGCGAACGGATCGGGTCGTTCATCGAGCGGACCCAGGCCGACGAGATCATCTGCGCCGCCTCCACCTACGACCCGGAAGCGCGCGAGCGGTCGCTGCGGATGACGATGGACGCGCTGAACGCCGGTTGAGACCGACGCATGCCCTTTCCCGGATCGCTTTCGCGCCCCGCCTGTTGAGATCGTGACGCGCGGCGGCATACTTGTCGCCGCATCCAGCGACGCCTAAGGCGCGAAATATTGCTGCCTGCAACGGCAATGAAAATGCGGAGGCCCGCACGCCCCGCCATAAAGATGGGAGCGCCCCGATGGGCAGCAAAGCCGCGAAGACAGCCCTGTAC
Above is a genomic segment from Erythrobacter sp. 3-20A1M containing:
- a CDS encoding LLM class flavin-dependent oxidoreductase, whose translation is MTEFSVLDLVPVREGGSLAEAYRAAASLARVAEEAGYKRFWVAEHHAMEGIGGAAASVVIGHVGHATSTIRIGAGGIMLPNHTPFTIAEQFGTLDALFPGRIDLGLGRAPGAGPELQRALRKDLRAASEYFPQDVAELRALFTGEPDLGVKATPGYGAQVEMWMLGSSLFGAQLAAKLGLPYAFASHFAPDHLDAALAVYRRDFQPSETLDRPHAMAAMQVVCADTDEEAEYLASSQAQSFVRLRTGSPGKLAPPVRGYRDSLPPQAQAMLTHLGQASAVGSPATVRERIGSFIERTQADEIICAASTYDPEARERSLRMTMDALNAG